The sequence AAAAATAGTTAACCAAATCCAGGCGTCGATCCCATCCTTCCGTATAACGGCCGAGGCCGAATTTGCTCTGCTCGGCGACATTGCGGGCTTTTTCGTAATAGGGGGTGCCGGCAAGAGTGCCCCACTTGTCGAATTCGCCGCCGAGGATCATATAGACGTAAAACGCCAGAACGCTGGTAAAGGAGTCAAAGTTGTCGTTGACGAACTGAATGGGATCGCCGCTTTGGTAAGCAAAGCGCCAGCGTTGATCGGAAAACTGGATGTCATAGCTGTTGCTGATGATAAGCGTACCTTTAAAGCGCTGCTCCGCTCCCTGCGTCATGTCCTCGAGCTGCAGGGTCAGCGTGAGATAAACCGGAGTGTTCCATTGGTCGGGACACCATGGCGAGCTGTCGAGAAAATGCGTCACGCGATCGGCAAAATCGCTCATCTTTTCGCGGCGTTCCTGCGGCAGCGTCCGCAGGTCCAGCTCGACCTTCGACTCGATCCGCTGCGCGCGCAAAGGGGTTAAAGTCAGCAAAAGAATCACAATCATCAATGGGGGAAAAAAGCGATGCATTTTATGCTCCATACTTCTATTCTGCAGTCTGCTTCAGGTTTTAATATTTGTTTTTTTCCATTGATAGTCAAGCTTTTCGTGCCGAATAATCAACGTCGTCGTTCGGTAAAGCGTTCCGCTTTATTTTGCTTGTGTCTGGCGCCGTGTGCTTTTGCCGCTTTTGAAGAGACGACGTTCGGCGGAAGGGGCGGAGGGACGGCAGGCGCGGCAGCCGCCTCGGCCTGGGGCGCGGAAAGCGTTTTTTACAATCCGGCCGGACTTTATTCCGGCAGCCGTTTCGAGCTGGTAACGGCAATCTATCGTCCCTTTGAGCTGGCAGAGGTGCATGCAGGATTCTTGGCCGTTGCTTTCGGCAAAGGGAGAACGGCTGTCGGGTTCGGCTCGGCGCTGTTCGGCAATCCTCTTTACCGTGAAACTCAACTGGCGGCTGCTGCCGCATATCGGTTCAAACCGCTCGATCTTACTTTCGGCGCCGCTGTGCGCTGCGGGCAAGTGGCCGTGACAAATTACGGCAATGCGTGGGCCGTCATGATCGATATCGGCGTGCAGGCAGCTTTGACGCCGAAGCTTTTCTGGGGGACTGCTCTGAGTAACCTGACCGGCTCGAGGTTGGGCCGTTGCAAAGAAGCGCTGCCGCAAAGTCTGCGGTTCGGTTGGATTTTTCAACCGCGCGATGGGCTGTCGCTGCATGCAGAACTCTACAAGGATGATCGTTTTTCTCTTGACGTGCGATGGGGAATGGCCTGGCGGCCCTGTCCTGCCCTGACCTTCCGCGCCGGAGCAGCCAATCAGCCGCGGCGATATTCCTTGGGACTTTCTCTCTTTATCGGCAGCCTGCGTTTCGACTATGCTTTTATGAATCACCTCGAGCTCGGCGGCTCTCACCTTATCGGTTTCGGCTGGGAATAACCCCATGATCCGAAAGATATTTGTATTTCTCGCTTGGATTGCCGTAGCCGGTTATTGCCAAGTCCCGGCCGATGACTTGGAACGGTTGGCAGAGTCGGATGAAACAGTCGACGACAACTCACTTTTTGAACAGCTCGATCAGCTGGCGCGCCGCCCTATCGATCTCAATCGTGCGACGACGCAGGAGCTTGCCGAGCTGCCGATTCCCTCGGTAGTCAGCGCAAAGATTCTGAACTACCGCATAAAGCATGGGCCGTTCCAATCGATTGAGGACCTGCTCAAAATCAGAGGGCTATCGGCCTATTTGCCTCAGATTCAGCCCTTTATCGTCATCGAGCCGCCGGCGGCAAAAATTCATGCCAGCGGTCGTCATCGCCTGCGGAACAAGACGGCAAAAAGCAGCGATCAGTTCTTTTTGGCGAGTCAGGTGTATAATCGCCTTCGCGTGGAATGGAAAAAGACAGCCTGCGGAATTTTGATCGAAAAAGATGCGGGTGAAGCGGCTTTTGACGATTTTGTAACCGGACACATAATTAGTGAACCGGTTACCGGTATGCGGATAATCTTGGGCGACTATACGGTCGAAGCAGGCAGAGGGCTGGTATTCGGCGGACCTTTTTCTTTGCCTTTGGGAACCGATCCGATGACGCCCGCCAAGCTGAAACGTACCGGAGCTTTTCCCTTTCTGTCCGCAAATGAAAATTTTCCCTTCCGCGGCGCGGCGCTGCAGTTTCATCGCGGACCTCTGCTGCTCTGTGTATTTGGCAGCGATAAAAGACGAGACGCCTCGATTGAGGAGGGTCAAGTCGTCTCGCTGCCGGAAGACGGCCTGCACCGAACGCCGGCGGAGCTCCGGCGCCGCAAAGCGCTGCGCGAGTGTTCCGAAGGCATGGCACTGCTTTATAATCCTTTCCAGAATCTACGGTTGGGCGCCGCGACGCTCCAAAACCGATTTTTTGCGCCTTTTGCTGATGAGGAATATGGAAAGCCGCGGAAATTTACCGGCAACAAGAATCGCCTAGGAAGCCTTTTCGGAGAGTTTATACTGGAAGATGTCGCTCTATTTGGAGAAGCAGCCTGGTGCATGGCGGGAGGAACGGCTTGGACCTTCGGCGCTCTCGGCAACGGCGCAGATTACGATTGGATTCTTATCCGGCGCCGTTATTCCCCCGACTTTTTCAGCTTTTATGCCTCCGCTTTCGGCGAGCCCAAAGCGAACAATCAGGAGGGTTTTTATTTGGGCGGAGAGTATCGCCTGTCGCCGGTTCTGCAGGCATCGTTTTATTACGATCAAGCTAAAAAAATGTCCGTCTTTCAGCCTTCCGGTGCCATAGGTGATGTTTTGATGATCGGACTTCAGGCAAAATTTTCAAAGATGACGGTTCGTTCCCGCTTGAAATTGCGCAAGCGCAGCGAGAACGTCAAAACCCTTGACAAGTTCGGTAACCTGGTTTCCGCAGAGGCCGAAGAACAGCGCGGCACCTGGCGAACCGAGATGGAAGTTCGCCCGCATCGCTTTATCACTGTTCGCAATGCGGTTGAGCTCTCATTTGCTTCGAGAGCTACAAGGCGGCTTGGCGACGGCTCTTTGTTAAGCTGTCGGCTGCAGATGAATATGCGTTCCTTGCGGATGAGTGTAGGTTCTTCGTTT comes from candidate division KSB1 bacterium and encodes:
- a CDS encoding DUF4835 family protein, which produces MHRFFPPLMIVILLLTLTPLRAQRIESKVELDLRTLPQERREKMSDFADRVTHFLDSSPWCPDQWNTPVYLTLTLQLEDMTQGAEQRFKGTLIISNSYDIQFSDQRWRFAYQSGDPIQFVNDNFDSFTSVLAFYVYMILGGEFDKWGTLAGTPYYEKARNVAEQSKFGLGRYTEGWDRRLDLVNYFLSDQHRPFREMVDYYFYGLSYIKEDNDKARKHVATAIKMLDAILAKNPDNVYAQNFIKAHYQEIVEIYRRAKNKEPLRTMLALDRDHERIYRDILER
- a CDS encoding helix-hairpin-helix domain-containing protein, which codes for MIRKIFVFLAWIAVAGYCQVPADDLERLAESDETVDDNSLFEQLDQLARRPIDLNRATTQELAELPIPSVVSAKILNYRIKHGPFQSIEDLLKIRGLSAYLPQIQPFIVIEPPAAKIHASGRHRLRNKTAKSSDQFFLASQVYNRLRVEWKKTACGILIEKDAGEAAFDDFVTGHIISEPVTGMRIILGDYTVEAGRGLVFGGPFSLPLGTDPMTPAKLKRTGAFPFLSANENFPFRGAALQFHRGPLLLCVFGSDKRRDASIEEGQVVSLPEDGLHRTPAELRRRKALRECSEGMALLYNPFQNLRLGAATLQNRFFAPFADEEYGKPRKFTGNKNRLGSLFGEFILEDVALFGEAAWCMAGGTAWTFGALGNGADYDWILIRRRYSPDFFSFYASAFGEPKANNQEGFYLGGEYRLSPVLQASFYYDQAKKMSVFQPSGAIGDVLMIGLQAKFSKMTVRSRLKLRKRSENVKTLDKFGNLVSAEAEEQRGTWRTEMEVRPHRFITVRNAVELSFASRATRRLGDGSLLSCRLQMNMRSLRMSVGSSFFDASNYALRFYQPESDFPGALPLVMLYGQGVRSYAVLAAKIFALTLSAKYEQTVYRYRPAGGNDDNRRISLQMDWQW